From the genome of Takifugu rubripes chromosome 10, fTakRub1.2, whole genome shotgun sequence:
CCGCGGGAGCCGAAGCGGGAGCAGTGTCTGCGTTAGCCTGTGCGTTAGCATGTGGACTCTCCTCGCTGGCTTCATGCTTAGATGCCAcatctgccgctgctgctgctgcagcggcagcggcagcagcttgCTTTTCTTCCTCAATCTTTTTCAGTAGCATGCTGTCTGTTTCAATGTCCTCTGCAATTTCCTGGCAGAGCGCTAGGAGATTGAGTTGGTGCCTGTTTGCTGATTTCTTAGCCGCTGCAGCCTTCTGCTCAGCTAAGGCCGCTAGGCGAGCTTTGGTCCTGGCTTGCGTGTTCATCTGTTGTTTCTTGGGTTTAACTTCCTCAGGTGCCTTTTTCTCGCCTCCAACCTTCTCGGCAGTGGTGTTTTGTTTCAACTTGGACCCAGAAGAGTCTTcattcttattttcctcatcgAGCTTCACCTCAGGAGGCGCCGGCTCTGCTTTTTTCTGGGTCTTTCCTATGATGCTAACATCTCCATCTTCCTCATTGTCCTCCTCTGCCAGCACAACCTCGCGTCCGATCTCCATATCCTCCAGAATCTGCACTTCTTGTATACCCAGGTTCACTTCATTAGTATCCACTGCCACTGAAGGACAATCCTGACTGGTCTTATGTGCATCGACCTCTGACGTATCAAGATCCAGCGTGTGAGCCGATGGTGGCTGGTGAGGGTCAGAATTTTGAACATCACTTTCTGCAGGTGAAACGAGTTTTTGGTTTAGTGCCTCTGTGGCATCTGGCGCCTGAGACCGGGGAGCTTCTGCCTCTGAGAGAACCATCACTCGGGGTCCGTTCATCACGTCACCCTGTGCGACGCCTGCGTTCGCCTCTGCCGCGAACGGGACAGAGAGTCCCGACTCGGCTGCTGCTTGAGTCACAATATCAAAGTTAATTTCGCTCTGCGGCACCGGTTCCAGTATCACGTACTCCTCTGATGTGCTGTCTGGTATGGCAAACATGGTAGTGGCTGTGGTTTCTGCCACGGTAAGGACCGCGCCCTCCGGGAGGCCGGCGACCTCGTGGACCACTTCAGAAGATTCTGCAGCGCTGGAGCGGTCTGCATATCTGTTTTCACTTCCTTCGACTGCACCGTCCACCTGGCCTTCAGGCATCCTGATGTCATCGCTGGAGCTGATCACAGCGACTTGTTTGACTTCgccgctctgctctgctccaacGGAGGCACAACTGTCAGGCACATCTGGGCTTTCccccctcatttcctcctcttggCTGTCTGGGACCTGACTTGGCTGTTCGGTATTATTTACAGCTGTGATGTTGCCATCAGCTGATGGTCCTCCTTCCGTTTGTTGGACGGTCTCCTCCATCCCCAGTACAGAAAACCCAACGTGGTTCTGCGACGCTGCAGGGACATCTCTATCGTCGCTGCTCTCTGGGCTGCTGATGGGCTCATACACCACCTGGATGGCTTGAagctcctcctctggctgcgCAATCATCTCGACCTGCTCTTCTAACGGCGGAACTGTTTCGCCGCTGGCAAAAACGAGCAGCGTTACTTCTCTTTGTTCACTTCCCCCCTTGCGTCCTGCATCAGGCTGCTCTGTGGAAACCACAGCAGGCTCTCCATCAGCTTGTGTCACTTGCATCTTAGCTTCCTCTTCCAGTGCAGAGCCGAGCCCCTCTCTTGACCCACATATTGCGTCCACCTGCACGTTCTCGTCACCTGACCCCGTGTCTTCGTTATTTTCTGAAGCAGCTACAGTGGGGGGTTCATTAATGTCACACACTGAAGCATGAGGAGGATCACCAGCGGTTTCTTGGCAGTCCTGTTCCACTGCAGATGCCACATTGCTGATGTGTTCCTGTGTTGCTGTAGTTTCCACTGGAGCCTCTGGAATGTCCACGCTTCCAGCAGGGCCACTGTCTTCATCTACTCTACTTTCCAAACTTGCGCTCGCCACGTCATTCGGAACATCCGTGCCGAGTTCACACACCTCTCCTGTGTCCAGTGTAGGTGGTCGCCTTGAAATTCCCTCTGTCGCTGCCGTGGTTTCCATCTTCTGAGGTTCTGGAACGCTGACACGCTCAGCAGCAAATGCATCTCCATCCACTTTACTCTCACAAGTCGCAGTCAAAAGATCCGGTTCAAATCCTTTGCTCGGTCGACCGGGCTCTTCGTCACTCCGTAGCGGCTCTATTGATGTGGAATTAGACTCCATCCTGACGTTGTCTGTCGTCTCCTTTACTTCTGAGCTGTGGCCCATGatctccaccttctctctgctctgtaTTTCTACTGTAGGTGGTGGAGAAGGAACTTCCACTGGTACTCTTGAAGCTTCTATGTTCATTTGAGAATCTGGATGAGTGACACATTCAGTCACTGACAGGTTTTCAGTTACTTTGTGCTCAACTCCATCTTCTTTAACACCTTTGTCCAGTTCTAACATCTCCACATGTCCACAGCTTTGGTCTTCTGTAGGTGATGGACTGGGCGTTTCTTCCGGTGGTGCACTTGTTTCCATTGTTGTTTGAGCCTCTGGAACATGAATGTGATCAGTTGTATTCTGATCACCATCTACTTCATTATTTTGAAAGCTTGCAGCCAGTTCATGAGGCTCTAGACTTCTGAGGTCTTCTCCATTCACTGTAGTAGGAATCTCCTCTGCTCTTTCTGAATCTTCTGTGCTCATCTGAGGCTCTGGAACGCTGATAGAAGCGGTTGCAAGAACATCTTCGTCCACCTTAGCACCACAACTTTCGctcactttttcttcttctccatggACTTCTGACACCTCCACGCTCTGGCAGCTTTGCATTAACACAGTCTGACTGGAAAGTTCCTCTGGGTTTGGCATCGTTACCTCTGAAATATCAGCACATTCAGTCACGGGTGTGTCTTCATCACCTTCCCTCCCCACATCTTGATATACTCCCGAATCACCTTCTCTGATCTTCCTTCCCTTGTGGTTTTGAGCTTCCACACACGGCGAGTCAGaaacctcctctgctgctgcttccatgaGCATCTGTGCGACACTGTCACGCTCTTCTCTGGTCATTTTATCTTCATCCCTTTTGCTCCCCTCACCTTCACTTACAAGATCTTGTTGAACATCTGTGCTGAGGTCACTGATCTCCAGGTTATCGGATCTTTGTGCTTCCACTCTAGACTGCTGATAAGACgtcatctcctcctctgctgcacttCCTATGTTTCCCAGCGAGTCTGCAGTATCCACACTTGTGTATCGAGTCTCCAAGGCTTCAGTCACGGGATTTTCTTGAACTTCTGTGTCGGGGTTGGTGACACCAGGGCCCTGGGGCCGGTCGACCTCTGCTGTGGATGACGCCACAGAGATTTCCCCTGCTGTTGCTGAAGGTTCCATGTCTGTTTGAAGTTGGGGATGCTTGACTTCCTCCTTTTCACCATCGCAACACTCGCTCGTCAcctcttttccccctcctgcccTGTTGAGGTCGTTCGCCACCAGGTTCTGACAGCTCTGTAAATCCCCTGCAGGTGCCGACATAGTCTCCATCTGAATAACAGCGCAGTCGTCTGTCGTCGCGTCACCATCTACGTCTTTTTCCTGATACCAAACGTTGATTCCTGCGTTTTTGTAGCTTTGTATTCCAGCAACTGCCTCTGGTGCTGCTTCCACCTGATCTTCTTGCTGAATCCCAGCAGCACTCTCACACTCTGCCATCTTTGTGTCCTTGTCTTCCTCACACTCATGAGTGGCGGCGGTGAGTTCTTTCCGCACAGCGACTTCAGTGGCCTCTGTTGGAGTGCAGATCTCCTCCGAAGCTGCCGTCGTCTGGAAATCTATATCCCGTTGAGTTGTAGTAGGACTGGCAGATTCTGTTGGAACCAAGCTGTCACTTCCATGATCCTCCAGAGGCTGGACTTTGGGAGGATGCTCAACCCTCTCTGAAATATCCGCAGCAGCTTGGGTTAATTCTTGGGCTTCATACGTAGCTGCAGCATTTGACGTGTCCTCTGACGCAGTCTGCACCTCTGGTCCTCCATCTTGTTTGCTCTGACAAACAACAGGAAGATTCTGGACTTCATCACATCCGTCAACGGCATGCTCACTGGCATCTGGACTGGAACTCTCTGGCGTCGCTTCAGTCGTCTTCTCAGAATGTTCAGGAACCATGTCATGATCCCCAGCAGACACGTCTCTTTCAGGTTCTTCTGTATCTTTTCTGTCCTGGTTTTGTGCTTCTGCTGTACAGTCAGAATCAAAGCTCTCCGTCCCTGCAGTCACTGGACTCTTTGGCCCACTGGAGTTATCAAGGTTCATGTTGTCTTGATGTTCCACTGTTGAATTGATCTCACTGTGCTCATTGGAATCTGTAGTTATTTCAGTTTCCTCTAGAACTGCTCCATTAGACAGATCCTGTCCTGATGGCTTTACGTCCATTTTTATTTGTGTACCTGGTGTGGAAGCCCGTTCATGGTCAGTCTCTTCTGTAACTTCCCCAGGGTGGCCACAACACTCATAGCTGTCGTCGATTTGCAAATCCTCTTTCTGAGCTGAGTCAGGCTGGCGGTCGGTGTCTATCTTTGGCTCGCTGGCTGAGTCCATCTCTGTTTGGTGCTGCTCGCCGACAGCCTCAGCATCTTCAGTCGTGCTGTCGGTGCTCCTGACCATCACATCCAATGCAGTGCCAGGAACAGCGAGAGTGGGGGCAGAATATGACCCAACTTCTTTCCTTTCGCCTTCTCCAGGGTCACAGACAATTTTGTGGTCACCATCAAATGAGCCTGTGGTTGTATCTGGCACGTCGTGACTCACGCAATGCTGCAGGGACTCAGATTTCGGATCCTCCCTGACACTGCGGTCCATCCGAGTCTCCAGGGGGCCATCGGATGAAGCGGTTGTTTCCACAGGCTGACTGTCTGAATGTTTGGTGGCAGTTTCACTGCACATACTGCTCTGACCTGAGGCTGCCCTTTCGCCTGCCTGTGGCTCTTCTTGACAGCCTGGATTGGCCTCTGCGGTGCTGGAGTTCAGTGTTGCTGATAATAAAACCTGGCTTTCATCGCCAGAGTCCTTTTGGCTTATGACGGATTGCACTACATTCTTGTGTTCATTTACCACTGCTGCAGATGTAATGCAGTCCTCTGGAACTGCTGCACAGTTGGAACTTTCTCTATGAGACGTCGGGGCATCGTTCACAAGGGAATTTGGGTTGTATTCGGCTTTAACTGATGTACATTGAAACTGAGAGTCTGTTTTTAAGCTCTCTTCTGCAGAGGTTAAAATTTCATTGGACTCTGATTGTGTTGAGTGGACCAAGGATTCTTGATTGACAAActggttgtttttctcttgaaTATCAGAATTACCATCATTTAAGCTTTGAGTGCTTACTGTGCCTGACGCTCTACCATAATCGTGGTCCATCTGCACAGTAACCGTAGGTGCAGCGCTTGAATCCTGGCTTCTCTCCTGTGGCGTAGAAGGTAACTCTTCAGCCTTGCGCTTGGCTTTAACCCGGTTTGAATATTGCCTGACGCAGCGAGCCTTGTCACCATCATCTCTCTCTTTAAAGATGTCCGTTTTGATTCCATCACTACTCATTTCATCCTCGGAATCTGTGGAGGCTGCCCGCTTCAGGGAAACCTTAGCGTTCACTTTCTGTGACAGAGCTTCTCCACAGGAGGCACTTGAGGCATTTAGGAGCTTGGCTTTTTTAACAGGTGGGTCGGACGTAGAATCCTTTGGAGGGGAACTGGATGACCTGTCAAAAATGTTTCCCCCTTCGACAGAATCCGACAGTTTTTTCTTAGTCCGTGGGGGTGCTGTTGTTTCTCTGACATGTCCCCTTTTGAGGGTAAGTTTATGGGTAGCTGGTGATGTTTTGGAAGGCAGgtcctccccgtcctcttcTGATATATTCATGTTGGAC
Proteins encoded in this window:
- the LOC101064990 gene encoding titin — its product is MPAPKSGSSPDDSESNMNISEEDGEDLPSKTSPATHKLTLKRGHVRETTAPPRTKKKLSDSVEGGNIFDRSSSSPPKDSTSDPPVKKAKLLNASSASCGEALSQKVNAKVSLKRAASTDSEDEMSSDGIKTDIFKERDDGDKARCVRQYSNRVKAKRKAEELPSTPQERSQDSSAAPTVTVQMDHDYGRASGTVSTQSLNDGNSDIQEKNNQFVNQESLVHSTQSESNEILTSAEESLKTDSQFQCTSVKAEYNPNSLVNDAPTSHRESSNCAAVPEDCITSAAVVNEHKNVVQSVISQKDSGDESQVLLSATLNSSTAEANPGCQEEPQAGERAASGQSSMCSETATKHSDSQPVETTASSDGPLETRMDRSVREDPKSESLQHCVSHDVPDTTTGSFDGDHKIVCDPGEGERKEVGSYSAPTLAVPGTALDVMVRSTDSTTEDAEAVGEQHQTEMDSASEPKIDTDRQPDSAQKEDLQIDDSYECCGHPGEVTEETDHERASTPGTQIKMDVKPSGQDLSNGAVLEETEITTDSNEHSEINSTVEHQDNMNLDNSSGPKSPVTAGTESFDSDCTAEAQNQDRKDTEEPERDVSAGDHDMVPEHSEKTTEATPESSSPDASEHAVDGCDEVQNLPVVCQSKQDGGPEVQTASEDTSNAAATYEAQELTQAAADISERVEHPPKVQPLEDHGSDSLVPTESASPTTTQRDIDFQTTAASEEICTPTEATEVAVRKELTAATHECEEDKDTKMAECESAAGIQQEDQVEAAPEAVAGIQSYKNAGINVWYQEKDVDGDATTDDCAVIQMETMSAPAGDLQSCQNLVANDLNRAGGGKEVTSECCDGEKEEVKHPQLQTDMEPSATAGEISVASSTAEVDRPQGPGVTNPDTEVQENPVTEALETRYTSVDTADSLGNIGSAAEEEMTSYQQSRVEAQRSDNLEISDLSTDVQQDLVSEGEGSKRDEDKMTREERDSVAQMLMEAAAEEVSDSPCVEAQNHKGRKIREGDSGVYQDVGREGDEDTPVTECADISEVTMPNPEELSSQTVLMQSCQSVEVSEVHGEEEKVSESCGAKVDEDVLATASISVPEPQMSTEDSERAEEIPTTVNGEDLRSLEPHELAASFQNNEVDGDQNTTDHIHVPEAQTTMETSAPPEETPSPSPTEDQSCGHVEMLELDKGVKEDGVEHKVTENLSVTECVTHPDSQMNIEASRVPVEVPSPPPTVEIQSREKVEIMGHSSEVKETTDNVRMESNSTSIEPLRSDEEPGRPSKGFEPDLLTATCESKVDGDAFAAERVSVPEPQKMETTAATEGISRRPPTLDTGEVCELGTDVPNDVASASLESRVDEDSGPAGSVDIPEAPVETTATQEHISNVASAVEQDCQETAGDPPHASVCDINEPPTVAASENNEDTGSGDENVQVDAICGSREGLGSALEEEAKMQVTQADGEPAVVSTEQPDAGRKGGSEQREVTLLVFASGETVPPLEEQVEMIAQPEEELQAIQVVYEPISSPESSDDRDVPAASQNHVGFSVLGMEETVQQTEGGPSADGNITAVNNTEQPSQVPDSQEEEMRGESPDVPDSCASVGAEQSGEVKQVAVISSSDDIRMPEGQVDGAVEGSENRYADRSSAAESSEVVHEVAGLPEGAVLTVAETTATTMFAIPDSTSEEYVILEPVPQSEINFDIVTQAAAESGLSVPFAAEANAGVAQGDVMNGPRVMVLSEAEAPRSQAPDATEALNQKLVSPAESDVQNSDPHQPPSAHTLDLDTSEVDAHKTSQDCPSVAVDTNEVNLGIQEVQILEDMEIGREVVLAEEDNEEDGDVSIIGKTQKKAEPAPPEVKLDEENKNEDSSGSKLKQNTTAEKVGGEKKAPEEVKPKKQQMNTQARTKARLAALAEQKAAAAKKSANRHQLNLLALCQEIAEDIETDSMLLKKIEEEKQAAAAAAAAAAAADVASKHEASEESPHANAQANADTAPASAPAGPEAPPAPADEVSPTQPPTADATEAKPADEPPKRRFFISQVSVPLKAHEKKKLTRYQRLRQVELQREKMSWARVKKLKSDQANQMFSDIDWQEPLNAFSQFSMNPVAKAPPPVPGPAKTPPPSVASTSKSETPTKDVSKADPPKDEPVKTEPIKPEPVKTEPIRTEATEAEPTKTEPAKSEDAKSNLAKPEAAKSSPLNAEVRRSTRQTKAQASKETPAPGPSPKVTRSAAKKKLPAVPPPMPNGLNAQKQSPVEYKPYKPKPKYSFEDFELDDDPVPVAPAKASPRPQQARPNLQQVPTAQSKPGLPAQPPSQTLLKTRTAPAGQDSAPSMSAVATKPPANAPAGAAGSSNAAPSAKPPLKPSALSPPPSKASSAPGQSRPAASPLLKPSSGGEAAQSGRSTSATSSTCAAAGPPPEKTVTTSAERSKDATSSPSSAPPSRVSPEGKLEMPDASKRCEEKPSADGAAPLKNAPAEKMESKTHDGRTPLSEASLQKELKKHREADKDGTQTIIDAGQKHFGAVGCTVCGMLYSAANPEDESQHLLFHNQFISAVKYVGWKKERILAEYPDGKIILVLPDDPKYSLKKVEEIREVVDSDLGFQQVETKCPSKTKTFLFISSDKKVAGCLIAEHIEEGYRVIEDPVPEGSEGEKLMFERQRAWCCSTTPEPAICGISRIWVVSMMRRQGIASRMLDCLRNNFVFGSYLSKDEIAFSDPTPDGKLFATKYFGTSQFLVYNFVSGTSSSQPKAGTL